A genomic window from Caldalkalibacillus thermarum includes:
- the upp gene encoding uracil phosphoribosyltransferase produces the protein MSKVYVFDHPLIQHKLTYIRSKETGTKEFRELVDEVAALMAYEITRDLPLQEVEVETPLAKCKSYLLAGKKIGLVPILRAGLGMVDGILKLIPAAKVGHIGLYRDPDTLEPVEYYVKLPSDIEERDFIVIDPMLATGGSAVAAIHSLKKRGASNIKLMCLIAAPEGIERMQREHPDVDIYVASVDEKLNEKGYIIPGLGDAGDRLFGTK, from the coding sequence ATGAGCAAAGTTTACGTTTTCGACCACCCATTGATTCAGCATAAATTAACCTATATCCGTAGCAAGGAAACGGGAACCAAGGAGTTCCGCGAATTAGTGGATGAAGTGGCCGCATTAATGGCTTATGAAATCACCAGAGATTTGCCTTTACAGGAAGTGGAAGTAGAAACGCCTCTGGCCAAGTGCAAGTCATATCTTTTAGCAGGCAAGAAAATCGGTCTGGTGCCTATTTTGCGTGCGGGACTGGGTATGGTGGACGGCATTTTGAAGCTCATTCCGGCGGCCAAAGTGGGACATATCGGCTTGTACCGGGATCCCGACACGCTGGAGCCTGTGGAGTATTACGTGAAGCTGCCCAGCGACATTGAGGAGCGCGATTTTATCGTGATTGACCCCATGCTGGCCACGGGAGGCTCAGCCGTGGCGGCCATCCACTCGCTGAAAAAACGGGGGGCGTCCAATATCAAACTGATGTGCCTGATCGCTGCCCCGGAGGGCATTGAACGGATGCAGAGGGAACATCCAGACGTGGATATCTATGTTGCCAGCGTGGATGAGAAACTGAATGAAAAAGGGTATATCATTCCCGGCCTGGGTGATGCCGGCGACCGGCTGTTTGGCACCAAATAA
- the glyA gene encoding serine hydroxymethyltransferase: MDILHKQDPEIYAAIQAELGRQRSKIELIASENFVSRAVLEAMGSVLTNKYAEGYPGRRYYGGCEHVDVAEELARERVKKLFGAEHANVQPHSGAQANMAVYFTVLQPGDTVLGMNLSHGGHLTHGSPVNFSGTLYNFVDYGVDPDTHRIDYDQVLEKAKQHKPKLIVAGASAYPRVIDFARLKEIADEVGALLMVDMAHIAGLVATGHHPSPVPYADFVTSTTHKTLRGPRGGLILCKAEYAKQIDKAVFPGMQGGPLMHIIAAKAVAFKEALSPEFKAYSQAIIDNAKQLAESLIERGFKLVSGGTDNHLILIDVRNFNLTGKQAEHLLDEVGITCNKNTIPFDPESPFVTSGIRIGTAAVTTRGFDTQAMEEIADLMALTLKHPEDERKQQEARERVRQLTERFPLYPEL, from the coding sequence ATGGACATCCTGCATAAGCAAGATCCGGAAATTTATGCGGCGATTCAGGCGGAACTGGGCCGCCAGCGCAGCAAAATTGAGCTGATTGCCTCCGAGAACTTTGTCAGCCGGGCTGTTTTGGAAGCCATGGGCAGCGTGCTGACCAATAAATATGCGGAAGGTTATCCGGGCCGCCGCTATTACGGTGGTTGTGAACACGTGGATGTGGCTGAGGAACTGGCCAGAGAACGGGTGAAGAAACTGTTTGGCGCTGAACATGCCAATGTTCAGCCCCATTCGGGCGCCCAAGCCAACATGGCCGTTTATTTTACCGTTCTACAACCGGGTGACACGGTATTGGGCATGAATCTCTCCCACGGGGGCCACTTGACCCACGGCAGTCCGGTCAACTTTTCCGGAACCCTGTACAACTTTGTTGATTACGGTGTAGACCCGGACACGCACCGGATAGACTATGACCAGGTATTGGAGAAGGCCAAGCAACACAAGCCCAAGCTGATCGTGGCTGGCGCAAGCGCCTACCCGCGCGTGATCGATTTTGCCCGCTTAAAAGAGATTGCCGATGAAGTGGGGGCCTTACTGATGGTGGATATGGCCCACATCGCTGGACTGGTGGCTACCGGCCATCATCCTTCACCGGTTCCTTATGCCGATTTCGTCACCTCTACCACGCACAAAACATTGCGCGGACCCCGGGGCGGTTTAATTTTATGTAAAGCTGAATACGCCAAACAGATCGATAAAGCTGTCTTCCCTGGTATGCAGGGCGGGCCGTTGATGCACATCATTGCGGCCAAAGCGGTCGCGTTCAAGGAAGCGCTCAGTCCTGAATTTAAAGCATACTCCCAGGCTATAATTGACAACGCCAAACAATTGGCCGAAAGTCTGATTGAGCGCGGATTCAAGCTGGTGTCCGGCGGAACGGACAACCACTTGATCCTGATCGATGTGCGCAACTTCAATCTGACGGGTAAACAGGCCGAACACCTGCTGGATGAGGTGGGCATTACCTGCAATAAAAACACGATTCCGTTTGACCCGGAAAGCCCGTTTGTCACGAGCGGCATCCGTATTGGCACGGCAGCGGTCACAACCAGAGGATTTGATACACAAGCAATGGAAGAAATTGCCGACCTCATGGCCCTGACGCTCAAACATCCTGAGGACGAAAGGAAACAGCAAGAAGCGAGAGAACGGGTCCGGCAGCTGACGGAACGCTTCCCGCTCTATCCCGAACTGTGA
- a CDS encoding TIGR01440 family protein, with protein MKLTSIYAQTRQVLQDLLAQYPLGPKQILVLGVSTSEVLGQKIGTHGSEAVAEAIFNAVEETRQAHGFHVAYQCCEHLNRALVVERNTAELFQLEEVTVIPAPKAGGAMAAYAYRHLADPVMVEHIQAHAGIDIGDTLIGMHLKHVAVPVRGTLKQVGEAHVTMAKTRPKLIGGSRAIYELEKRD; from the coding sequence ATGAAGTTAACCTCCATCTATGCCCAAACCCGGCAGGTGCTCCAGGACCTTTTGGCCCAATATCCCCTGGGACCGAAGCAGATTTTGGTGCTGGGGGTCAGCACCAGCGAAGTGCTGGGGCAAAAGATCGGCACCCATGGCAGCGAAGCTGTGGCGGAGGCGATCTTCAATGCCGTGGAAGAGACGCGCCAGGCCCATGGGTTTCATGTGGCCTATCAATGCTGTGAACATCTGAATCGGGCCCTGGTGGTGGAACGGAACACGGCTGAGCTGTTTCAACTGGAAGAAGTGACGGTCATCCCGGCCCCCAAAGCAGGGGGAGCGATGGCAGCCTATGCTTACCGCCACTTGGCTGATCCGGTCATGGTGGAACATATCCAGGCCCATGCAGGGATCGATATTGGCGATACCTTGATCGGCATGCACCTTAAACATGTGGCAGTGCCAGTCAGGGGCACGCTCAAACAAGTGGGGGAGGCCCATGTGACCATGGCCAAGACACGTCCCAAACTGATCGGGGGATCAAGGGCCATTTACGAACTGGAGAAAAGGGATTGA
- the rpiB gene encoding ribose 5-phosphate isomerase B produces MKIAIGSDHGGYRLKEEIKSMLVELGHEVEDFGCHSCQSVDYPDYASPVAQKVAEGEFERGILICGTGIGMSITANKIKGIRCALVHDTFSARMTRLHNDSNVLAMGERVIGPGLAKEIVKVWLETEFEGGRHARRVEKITALEETRG; encoded by the coding sequence GTGAAAATTGCCATTGGCTCAGATCATGGAGGCTATCGTTTGAAGGAAGAGATCAAAAGCATGTTGGTGGAATTAGGTCATGAGGTGGAAGATTTCGGCTGTCACTCTTGCCAATCTGTGGATTACCCCGATTATGCTTCTCCTGTGGCCCAGAAGGTGGCTGAGGGCGAATTTGAGCGGGGTATTCTGATTTGTGGAACGGGGATCGGCATGTCTATTACAGCCAATAAAATTAAGGGCATCCGCTGTGCCCTCGTGCATGATACCTTTAGCGCCAGGATGACCCGTTTGCATAATGACAGCAATGTATTGGCCATGGGAGAGCGGGTGATTGGTCCCGGATTGGCCAAAGAGATTGTGAAAGTGTGGCTGGAGACCGAGTTTGAAGGGGGACGCCACGCCCGCCGCGTGGAGAAGATCACTGCGCTGGAGGAAACAAGGGGGTGA
- a CDS encoding methyl-accepting chemotaxis protein: MNNKVKQRYKFSLQKKMVAGVVTLALITYGCSAFFIFVVSEYFPGVSDVSFTLLTFSLGVIWSGILGYVAAKRISKPIQRLAQAMHTAATGDLRVKFEGYRSDDEVKALGHAFNQMVDQLQGMVKDISHHFEQTNRQVEELSQASDSAAEQAETISRTIEEIASGAERSAASVQAAVESVESASDMAEEVNRYAQESQQLAKEMVKALNQSSESVRSLIEGMDHLAALNQDSLQVVSRLEKQAQEINEITEMVGDIAEQTNMLALNASIEAARAGEHGRGFAVVAQEVRQLADESRQAVGRITALINHIHQGVDQVVKQIEAQVARAETESAKGAAAREALEAISRSIHKVVDAISHITRLAEEQTQAMKRTLDEAQGVAAVSQQTSAGAQQVAASVEEQTAVMEEIAATAQVLEHEAKNLHEKISRFTF, from the coding sequence GTGAACAACAAAGTAAAGCAGCGCTATAAGTTCAGTTTGCAGAAAAAGATGGTTGCCGGGGTTGTGACGCTGGCGCTGATCACTTATGGTTGCAGTGCCTTTTTCATTTTTGTGGTCAGTGAGTATTTTCCCGGGGTGAGCGATGTGTCTTTCACACTGCTCACTTTCAGCCTGGGCGTCATTTGGTCAGGTATTCTGGGCTATGTTGCCGCCAAGCGGATCTCTAAACCCATTCAGCGTTTGGCCCAAGCGATGCACACTGCCGCGACCGGAGATTTGCGGGTCAAGTTTGAGGGGTATCGTTCCGACGACGAGGTCAAGGCCTTGGGCCACGCTTTTAACCAAATGGTAGATCAATTGCAGGGCATGGTGAAAGATATTTCCCATCATTTTGAGCAAACCAACCGGCAGGTGGAGGAGCTGTCACAAGCTTCCGATTCGGCGGCGGAGCAGGCGGAAACAATCAGCCGCACCATTGAAGAAATTGCCTCCGGCGCTGAACGGTCTGCGGCCAGTGTCCAGGCTGCGGTGGAATCGGTGGAATCAGCGTCGGACATGGCTGAAGAGGTGAACCGTTACGCCCAGGAATCACAGCAACTGGCAAAAGAAATGGTCAAGGCCTTGAACCAGAGCAGTGAGTCGGTCCGTTCCCTGATCGAAGGGATGGACCATTTAGCCGCCCTTAATCAAGACTCATTGCAAGTGGTTTCCCGTCTGGAGAAGCAAGCGCAGGAAATTAATGAAATTACGGAAATGGTGGGGGATATTGCCGAGCAAACCAATATGCTGGCCCTTAATGCTTCCATTGAGGCGGCCCGGGCCGGTGAACATGGGCGGGGGTTTGCAGTGGTGGCCCAGGAAGTGCGCCAGCTGGCGGATGAAAGCCGGCAGGCCGTAGGGCGCATTACAGCGTTGATCAACCACATTCACCAGGGTGTGGATCAAGTGGTGAAGCAGATTGAAGCCCAGGTGGCCCGGGCTGAGACGGAGTCGGCTAAAGGAGCAGCCGCCCGGGAAGCCCTGGAAGCCATCAGCCGTTCCATTCACAAAGTGGTGGATGCCATCTCCCATATTACCCGGCTGGCTGAAGAACAAACACAGGCCATGAAACGGACCCTGGATGAAGCGCAAGGGGTGGCCGCCGTCTCCCAACAAACATCAGCCGGAGCCCAGCAAGTGGCCGCCTCTGTTGAAGAGCAGACGGCGGTGATGGAAGAGATTGCTGCCACTGCGCAAGTATTGGAACATGAGGCGAAAAACTTGCATGAAAAAATTAGTCGCTTTACTTTTTGA
- a CDS encoding low molecular weight protein arginine phosphatase: MKHILFVCTGNTCRSPMAEYLLRHKAGEQYEVKSAGLAALPGQDASGHVKQLLSEQGITVEHQSQMVTPELMEWADLVLTMTEAHTHRLKEQFPDKRDIIFTLKAYVDPDHEDPNISDPFGGDKDVYAATLKEIDEWLDRFVQKDGRSD, from the coding sequence TTGAAACATATTTTATTTGTGTGTACAGGCAATACCTGCCGCAGTCCCATGGCGGAATATTTGTTGCGGCACAAAGCAGGTGAACAGTATGAGGTGAAATCGGCCGGCCTGGCTGCCTTACCTGGCCAGGATGCGTCCGGCCATGTTAAACAATTACTCAGTGAACAGGGCATTACGGTTGAACATCAGTCCCAGATGGTGACGCCTGAGCTGATGGAGTGGGCCGATTTGGTGCTGACTATGACGGAGGCCCACACGCACAGGTTGAAAGAGCAGTTTCCAGATAAGAGAGACATCATCTTTACGCTGAAAGCCTATGTAGATCCGGATCATGAAGATCCCAATATCTCTGATCCGTTTGGCGGAGACAAGGACGTGTACGCGGCAACGTTGAAGGAAATTGATGAGTGGCTGGACCGTTTTGTCCAGAAAGATGGCCGCTCAGATTAA
- a CDS encoding manganese efflux pump MntP: MAVALGLDAFSMCLGIGMMRLGFRQMAAIGLCNGLFHILMPLTGIMLGQVIGDIVGHLVLSIGGILLILFGIHMVYSSLFSAAAPSQWLKTTGVGLLLCSISVSMDSFSVGLSLGLFSVNTWLAIVLFGVSGLVLTVLGLILGRYVGDWIGQYSEAVGGVILLTIGLKFLF, from the coding sequence ATGGCCGTTGCCCTGGGTCTGGATGCCTTTTCCATGTGTTTAGGTATCGGCATGATGCGGCTGGGCTTCAGACAAATGGCAGCCATTGGTTTATGTAATGGCCTGTTCCATATTCTCATGCCTTTGACCGGTATCATGCTTGGACAGGTGATCGGAGATATCGTTGGGCATTTGGTGCTCTCGATCGGGGGGATATTGCTGATCTTGTTTGGGATTCACATGGTCTATTCCTCCCTGTTTAGCGCCGCTGCGCCGTCCCAGTGGCTGAAGACAACAGGAGTGGGCTTGCTCCTGTGTTCCATTAGTGTGAGTATGGACAGCTTTTCCGTTGGATTGTCCCTCGGTTTGTTTTCTGTTAATACCTGGCTGGCTATTGTCCTGTTCGGTGTTTCCGGTCTGGTGCTGACCGTGCTGGGGTTAATTTTGGGCCGGTATGTGGGAGACTGGATCGGGCAATATAGCGAGGCCGTTGGCGGCGTGATATTGTTAACTATTGGCTTGAAGTTCCTGTTCTGA
- a CDS encoding L-threonylcarbamoyladenylate synthase produces MEHQWQTKYWDIHNIVDKDVDNLITHPHIQEAASWINRDEPVAFPTETVYGLGANALSDKAVQKIFAAKGRPADNPLIVHISCVDKLAGIVDKVPDKARILMEKFWPGPLTLVLPCGSQVSRIVTAGLDTVAVRMPAHPVALALIEACGKPLAAPSANRSGKPSPTRAEHVWHDLAGRIVGVLDGGETGIGLESTVVDVTGEVPVLLRPGGVTKGELEAVIGPVDVDPALKHSMELAHSPQTFRPRSPGMKYKHYAPDGEVFLVSLAKGIQEMRRFIQDCVNRDRQQGYTVAVLTTDDGLSCYSADLVLSLGDREELQTVAQRIYDALRQVDQARMQKIYIESFPPEAVGEAIMNRLHKAAQGRMLEPRPLSNSSSTH; encoded by the coding sequence ATGGAACACCAATGGCAGACCAAATATTGGGATATCCACAACATTGTGGATAAAGATGTTGACAACTTAATCACTCATCCACATATTCAAGAAGCGGCCAGCTGGATCAACAGGGATGAACCGGTCGCTTTTCCCACTGAGACGGTTTATGGATTAGGCGCCAATGCTTTATCGGACAAGGCTGTGCAAAAAATTTTTGCCGCTAAAGGAAGACCGGCGGATAACCCCTTAATTGTCCACATCTCCTGTGTGGATAAGTTGGCAGGGATTGTGGATAAAGTACCGGACAAAGCCCGGATCTTAATGGAAAAGTTTTGGCCAGGACCGTTAACCTTGGTTCTGCCCTGCGGCAGTCAAGTTTCCCGGATCGTCACAGCTGGTTTGGACACGGTGGCCGTACGCATGCCAGCACATCCTGTCGCGCTGGCACTGATTGAGGCCTGCGGCAAACCACTGGCAGCACCTAGTGCCAACCGTTCTGGAAAACCCAGTCCCACCCGGGCAGAGCATGTGTGGCATGATTTGGCCGGCCGGATTGTGGGTGTCTTGGACGGAGGAGAAACGGGGATCGGCCTGGAGTCAACCGTTGTGGATGTCACAGGAGAAGTTCCGGTTCTCTTGCGTCCGGGCGGGGTGACCAAAGGGGAGCTGGAAGCGGTGATTGGCCCCGTTGACGTGGACCCTGCCCTCAAGCACAGCATGGAACTGGCCCACAGCCCCCAAACCTTCCGCCCCCGTTCACCGGGGATGAAATATAAACATTATGCGCCGGACGGAGAGGTTTTTCTTGTCTCTTTGGCTAAGGGCATTCAAGAGATGCGCCGCTTCATTCAGGACTGTGTCAACCGGGACCGGCAACAGGGCTATACAGTGGCTGTGTTAACAACAGATGATGGCCTGTCATGCTATTCAGCTGATTTGGTGCTCTCCCTTGGTGACAGGGAAGAGCTCCAAACCGTGGCTCAGCGGATCTATGATGCCTTGCGCCAGGTGGATCAGGCGCGCATGCAAAAAATATACATTGAATCTTTTCCGCCTGAAGCTGTGGGCGAGGCTATTATGAACCGTTTGCACAAGGCGGCCCAGGGACGCATGCTGGAACCAAGGCCGCTGTCAAACTCTTCAAGCACACATTGA
- the spoIIR gene encoding stage II sporulation protein R, which produces MNKRFYQLYMYVLTGLVIVVMSWEYQRATAASLVVETEIPEESLRLRILANSDSPRDQWLKEEVMGEVVELVSQWAGDMEDIAEAREVIAGSLDELEQVVGQTIQSRGFNYSYSVRYGQIPFPTKLYGSRLYPAGEYEGVLITIGAGQGENWWCVLFPPLCFVDFGTGDVLETETVADQRADDREGFRDGAGQKKDTGLAGATDDRADDGADDGEQELEIRFFLVELLAKVKSLFV; this is translated from the coding sequence ATGAACAAACGCTTTTACCAGCTGTATATGTATGTGCTGACCGGACTGGTGATTGTGGTGATGAGCTGGGAATACCAGCGGGCGACAGCTGCTTCGCTGGTGGTAGAGACAGAGATTCCAGAAGAGTCGCTCCGCTTGCGTATCTTGGCCAACAGTGACAGCCCCAGGGATCAGTGGCTGAAAGAGGAAGTGATGGGCGAAGTGGTGGAGCTGGTGAGCCAGTGGGCAGGTGACATGGAGGACATTGCTGAAGCCCGGGAGGTCATAGCCGGTTCCCTGGACGAGCTGGAACAGGTGGTCGGTCAAACGATTCAGTCGCGGGGTTTTAACTATTCCTACAGTGTCCGCTATGGACAGATTCCCTTTCCGACTAAGTTGTATGGCAGCCGTCTGTATCCAGCAGGGGAATATGAAGGCGTGCTGATTACGATCGGAGCCGGGCAGGGAGAAAATTGGTGGTGTGTCCTCTTTCCCCCCCTCTGTTTTGTAGACTTTGGGACCGGAGATGTTTTGGAGACTGAAACCGTTGCGGATCAACGGGCAGATGACCGGGAGGGTTTCCGGGATGGTGCCGGGCAAAAGAAAGACACCGGGCTCGCTGGGGCAACAGATGATAGAGCAGATGATGGAGCAGATGATGGAGAGCAAGAGCTTGAGATCCGCTTTTTCTTGGTGGAACTGTTGGCTAAGGTGAAAAGTCTGTTTGTTTAG
- the prmC gene encoding peptide chain release factor N(5)-glutamine methyltransferase: MDQPKTMRTCREALVWASSLLQQAGLNPKVAEWVLTHVLAAGRAEFLNMLDQPLPEEQKETFVAYLERILQGEPYQYVLGSAEFYGREFVVNRNVLIPRPETELLVEAVLKLWQSNWWERKNRGERRMASPGQPVRAGSQPPKGRPLKAVDVGTGSGAIAVTLALETAGGRQGEGNGGQGQPAQDGPMASPLEMLAVDISPAALKVAKINAERWQAKVELMHSNWLQALIETGHKVDVIVSNPPYVSLEERYVLDRTVVDYEPHLALFAGDGGLLGYKQIVRQSPAVLNRPGVLAFEVGRGQAEEVIAIIQAVYPEAQCSVIPDWQGIGRVVVAKIEA, from the coding sequence ATGGATCAACCGAAAACGATGCGCACTTGCCGAGAAGCCCTGGTCTGGGCTTCTTCTTTATTGCAGCAAGCGGGCCTCAACCCCAAAGTGGCAGAATGGGTTTTAACCCATGTGCTGGCTGCAGGGCGGGCCGAATTTTTGAACATGCTGGATCAACCGCTGCCTGAGGAGCAGAAAGAAACATTTGTCGCGTATCTGGAGCGTATCCTGCAGGGAGAACCTTATCAGTATGTGCTGGGGTCCGCCGAGTTTTACGGCCGTGAGTTTGTGGTGAACCGGAACGTGCTGATTCCCCGCCCGGAGACAGAGTTATTGGTTGAAGCGGTGTTAAAGCTGTGGCAGAGTAACTGGTGGGAGCGGAAGAACCGCGGAGAAAGAAGGATGGCCTCCCCTGGACAGCCCGTTAGAGCTGGCAGCCAGCCCCCTAAAGGACGGCCCCTTAAAGCGGTCGATGTGGGCACTGGCAGCGGGGCAATCGCTGTTACCCTTGCGCTGGAAACGGCTGGTGGCCGCCAGGGTGAGGGGAATGGAGGTCAGGGACAACCCGCTCAAGACGGACCAATGGCTTCTCCGCTGGAGATGCTGGCCGTAGATATTTCTCCTGCTGCCTTGAAGGTAGCTAAAATCAATGCCGAGCGCTGGCAGGCCAAAGTGGAATTGATGCACAGCAACTGGCTGCAAGCCTTAATTGAAACGGGGCACAAGGTAGACGTGATTGTCTCCAATCCTCCCTATGTCTCCCTTGAGGAACGGTATGTTTTGGACCGGACAGTGGTGGACTATGAGCCCCACCTGGCCCTTTTCGCTGGGGACGGCGGGCTCTTGGGTTACAAGCAGATTGTCCGCCAGTCTCCCGCCGTGTTAAACCGGCCGGGTGTTTTGGCCTTTGAGGTCGGCCGGGGGCAGGCGGAAGAGGTGATCGCCATCATACAGGCCGTGTATCCTGAAGCACAGTGTTCAGTCATCCCTGACTGGCAGGGCATCGGGCGGGTCGTGGTGGCTAAAATAGAAGCTTGA
- the prfA gene encoding peptide chain release factor 1: MFDRLRALENRYEELNRLLSDPAVASDPKKLRDYSKEQSELEETVTCYREYKDVVQQLTDAKSMLEEKLDDELREMVKEEIAVLSEKKEALEERLKILLLPKDPNDEKNVIVEIRGAAGGDEACLFAGDLYKMYTRYAEDKGWKIEVIEAHPNDLGGYKEIIFSINGKGAYSRLKYESGAHRVQRVPVTESGGRIHTSTATVAVLPEAEEIDVEIDEKDIRVDVFCSSGPGGQSVNTTQSAVRLTHIPTGIVVSCQDEKSQHKNKEKAMKILRARVYDKYLQEAQNEYASIRKSAVGTGDRSERIRTYNFPQSRVTDHRIGLTLHKLDQVLNGELDEIIDALIVHEQTALLERQEA; this comes from the coding sequence ATGTTTGACCGGTTACGAGCATTGGAAAATCGTTACGAAGAATTGAACCGCTTGCTGTCGGATCCGGCCGTGGCCAGTGATCCGAAGAAATTGCGCGACTACTCCAAGGAGCAGTCGGAACTGGAAGAAACGGTAACGTGTTACCGTGAGTATAAAGATGTGGTCCAGCAATTAACGGATGCCAAATCGATGCTGGAAGAGAAACTGGATGATGAACTGCGGGAGATGGTCAAAGAGGAAATTGCCGTCCTGAGTGAAAAAAAAGAAGCATTGGAAGAAAGGTTAAAAATTCTCCTGCTCCCCAAAGATCCCAATGATGAGAAAAACGTCATTGTGGAGATCCGCGGGGCAGCGGGCGGTGATGAAGCGTGCCTGTTTGCCGGGGATCTGTACAAAATGTATACCCGCTATGCGGAAGATAAGGGTTGGAAGATTGAAGTGATCGAAGCCCACCCCAATGATCTGGGCGGTTACAAAGAGATTATTTTTTCCATTAATGGTAAAGGCGCTTACAGCCGCTTAAAATATGAAAGTGGAGCCCACCGTGTCCAGCGCGTTCCTGTGACGGAGTCCGGCGGGCGCATCCATACCTCCACGGCCACTGTAGCGGTCCTGCCCGAGGCGGAGGAAATTGATGTGGAGATTGATGAGAAGGATATTCGCGTGGATGTATTCTGTTCCAGCGGTCCCGGCGGGCAAAGTGTCAACACCACTCAGTCGGCCGTACGCTTGACCCACATCCCGACCGGAATCGTTGTCTCTTGTCAAGATGAGAAATCCCAGCATAAAAATAAAGAGAAAGCGATGAAAATCTTGCGTGCCCGCGTTTATGACAAGTATCTGCAAGAGGCCCAGAACGAGTATGCCAGCATCCGCAAGTCTGCCGTAGGAACGGGGGACCGCAGTGAGCGCATCCGCACCTATAATTTCCCGCAAAGCCGTGTCACCGACCACCGCATCGGCCTTACGCTGCACAAACTGGACCAAGTGTTAAACGGCGAGCTGGATGAAATCATTGATGCGCTCATTGTGCACGAACAGACGGCCCTTCTGGAGCGTCAGGAAGCCTGA
- a CDS encoding thymidine kinase: protein MYVNKRDGWIEVICGSMFSGKSEELIRRVRLARYAKQPTQVFKPVIDNRYSEVAVVSHNGVSIPATCVEQASHIAEQVRNETACVAIDEVQFFDETVVEVAQYLADQGKRVICAGLDQDFRGQPFGPTPLLLACAEYVTKLQAVCACCGAPASRTQRLINGEPAHVDDPVILVGAKESYEPRCRHCHEVKGVKASCLTGYEHWKIVTKN from the coding sequence ATGTATGTAAACAAGCGAGACGGATGGATTGAAGTGATTTGCGGCAGCATGTTTTCGGGCAAGAGCGAAGAATTAATCCGCAGGGTGCGTCTGGCCCGTTATGCTAAACAACCCACCCAAGTGTTTAAACCGGTCATTGATAACCGTTACAGCGAGGTGGCTGTGGTTTCCCATAATGGGGTCTCCATCCCCGCTACTTGCGTGGAACAGGCCAGCCACATTGCGGAACAGGTACGCAACGAGACGGCATGTGTGGCCATCGACGAGGTCCAGTTTTTTGATGAGACGGTGGTGGAGGTGGCCCAGTATTTGGCCGATCAAGGGAAACGGGTCATCTGTGCCGGTCTGGATCAGGATTTCCGTGGACAACCTTTCGGCCCCACCCCGCTTTTATTGGCTTGTGCCGAATATGTGACCAAATTGCAGGCCGTGTGTGCCTGTTGCGGGGCACCCGCCAGCCGGACCCAGCGGCTGATCAACGGAGAGCCGGCCCATGTGGACGATCCGGTTATTTTGGTGGGGGCCAAGGAAAGCTATGAACCGCGCTGCCGCCATTGCCATGAAGTGAAGGGAGTGAAGGCTTCATGTTTGACCGGTTACGAGCATTGGAAAATCGTTACGAAGAATTGA
- the rpmE gene encoding 50S ribosomal protein L31: MKQGIHPNYHITKVVCQCGHEFETGSTKAEVLRVEICSNCHPFFTGKQKYVDAGGRVDRFKRKYNLQ; encoded by the coding sequence ATGAAACAAGGCATTCACCCTAATTATCATATAACCAAAGTGGTTTGTCAGTGCGGACATGAGTTTGAAACGGGTTCCACCAAGGCCGAAGTCCTGCGCGTGGAGATCTGCTCCAATTGCCATCCGTTCTTTACCGGAAAGCAAAAATATGTTGATGCAGGCGGGCGTGTGGACCGTTTCAAAAGAAAATACAACCTGCAGTAA